In the Paenibacillus sp. FSL H7-0357 genome, one interval contains:
- a CDS encoding MFS transporter, which translates to MKNWETWKVNLMVLWFGQFLVNAGMTMITPFLSLYLAKDLGVQGDHAIGMWAGLIFAANFLTSFLFQPLWGKLADKYGRKIMLLRSSFGMAIVIVLMGFAQSPMQLLLLRLLNGTISGFNPASIALVSGTTPKPRMGFAMGLMQSGSVAGTILGPLIGGALADWIGFRPIFYVVGALLFVASLLALFLVKEKFDRVEAAQVPQVSVMEGFKELAKVPQLPALFGVTFLLQFAMISPMSLLPLYVEKLHGSAVNIAFWAGMVSAVTGISNMLASPVLGKLSDKIGAHRILTFALIGASLFLIPQAFVTSVWQLIIVRFLMGVFMGGLLPSVNALIRSYTPDGKESRAFGFNSSTLALGNMLGAVIGGFLSGYIGIEGLFIISGCFLLINTVWVRLKLYKNTEPRLFR; encoded by the coding sequence TTGAAGAATTGGGAGACATGGAAAGTCAACCTCATGGTGCTTTGGTTTGGCCAATTCCTGGTAAATGCCGGGATGACCATGATTACCCCGTTCCTGTCCCTTTATCTTGCCAAAGATCTGGGAGTGCAGGGTGATCATGCAATCGGAATGTGGGCCGGGCTTATTTTTGCCGCGAACTTTCTGACCTCATTTCTGTTCCAGCCGTTGTGGGGCAAGCTGGCCGACAAATACGGCCGCAAAATCATGCTCCTGCGCTCCAGCTTCGGCATGGCGATCGTCATTGTGCTGATGGGATTTGCACAGTCTCCAATGCAGCTGCTGCTGCTCCGTTTGCTGAACGGAACCATCTCCGGCTTCAACCCGGCCTCCATCGCGCTCGTCTCGGGAACGACACCTAAACCCCGGATGGGCTTCGCCATGGGGCTGATGCAGTCCGGGTCGGTTGCCGGTACTATTCTGGGACCGCTGATCGGCGGGGCGCTGGCTGACTGGATCGGGTTCCGCCCGATCTTCTATGTCGTCGGGGCGCTGCTGTTCGTCGCCTCGCTGCTGGCCTTGTTCCTCGTCAAAGAGAAATTTGACCGGGTCGAGGCTGCGCAGGTTCCGCAGGTTTCCGTAATGGAAGGCTTCAAGGAGCTGGCCAAGGTTCCGCAGCTTCCGGCCTTGTTCGGCGTTACCTTTCTGCTGCAGTTTGCAATGATCAGTCCGATGTCACTGCTGCCCCTGTATGTGGAGAAGCTGCACGGCTCCGCTGTGAACATCGCCTTCTGGGCAGGAATGGTCAGCGCGGTTACCGGCATCTCCAATATGCTGGCCTCCCCGGTACTGGGCAAGCTGAGCGACAAAATCGGCGCCCACCGGATCTTAACCTTTGCGCTGATCGGAGCTTCGCTGTTCCTGATCCCGCAGGCTTTTGTAACCAGCGTCTGGCAGCTGATTATTGTCCGTTTCCTGATGGGCGTCTTCATGGGGGGGCTGCTTCCGAGCGTCAATGCACTTATCCGTTCCTATACGCCTGATGGCAAGGAGAGCCGGGCTTTTGGCTTCAACAGCAGTACCTTGGCCCTTGGCAATATGCTGGGAGCGGTGATCGGCGGATTCCTGTCGGGCTATATCGGTATTGAGGGCCTGTTCATCATCTCCGGCTGCTTCCTGCTGATCAATACCGTCTGGGTACGGCTCAAGCTGTATAAGAATACGGAGCCGCGGCTATTCCGCTAG
- the hemE gene encoding uroporphyrinogen decarboxylase, with protein MTYNDTFIRACKKQETNHVPVWYMRQAGRYDPEYRKIKEKYSLLEICSQPELAAEVTLMPVRKLGVDAAILYSDIMNPVASLGVKFDIVKNIGPVIENPIASAADVDRLKPIDVEGDLSHILKTIAMLDKELEVPLITFAGAPFTIASYLIEGRPSKSYHRTKEMMFSQPRVWEKLMEKLGDMVIAYLRAHVRSGGKAFQLFDSWVGALAPRDFEQYVLPTITRIFAELSDLDVPKIYFPGVSSGELLPSLTNLKADVIGVDWRVSLSEGRRRTGGRFAIQGNLDPYLLTAPMEVLKERAKELIDEGIREPGYIFNLGHGLFPEASLDTLRELTEYVHEYSEQALKEAAQPRA; from the coding sequence ATGACCTACAATGACACTTTTATCCGTGCCTGTAAGAAGCAAGAGACAAACCATGTTCCCGTATGGTACATGCGCCAGGCCGGACGTTATGATCCAGAGTACCGTAAAATCAAGGAGAAATACTCGCTGCTGGAAATCTGCAGCCAGCCTGAACTTGCAGCGGAAGTAACTCTGATGCCTGTTCGCAAGCTGGGCGTGGATGCGGCGATCCTTTATTCCGACATTATGAATCCGGTGGCGTCGCTTGGCGTGAAATTCGACATCGTCAAGAATATCGGACCGGTAATCGAGAATCCGATTGCTTCCGCAGCCGATGTGGACAGATTGAAGCCGATTGATGTAGAAGGGGATCTCAGCCACATCCTCAAGACCATTGCCATGTTGGACAAGGAGCTGGAGGTGCCGCTGATTACCTTTGCAGGCGCGCCGTTTACCATTGCCAGCTATCTGATCGAAGGCAGGCCTTCCAAGAGCTATCACCGCACGAAAGAGATGATGTTCAGCCAGCCCCGGGTCTGGGAGAAGCTGATGGAGAAGCTGGGAGATATGGTGATCGCCTATCTGCGTGCCCATGTCCGCAGCGGCGGTAAAGCGTTCCAGCTGTTCGACAGCTGGGTAGGAGCTCTGGCTCCCCGTGATTTTGAACAATATGTCCTGCCAACCATTACGCGTATTTTTGCCGAACTTTCGGATCTCGATGTACCTAAGATCTACTTTCCCGGCGTAAGCTCCGGCGAACTGCTGCCAAGCCTAACGAATCTTAAGGCTGATGTCATCGGAGTCGACTGGCGTGTGAGCCTGAGTGAAGGCAGACGAAGAACAGGCGGCAGATTTGCGATCCAGGGTAATCTGGACCCTTATCTGCTTACAGCACCGATGGAGGTACTGAAGGAGCGGGCCAAGGAACTGATTGATGAAGGCATCCGGGAGCCGGGGTATATTTTCAACCTGGGTCACGGCTTATTTCCCGAGGCTTCTCTGGACACGCTAAGGGAGTTGACTGAGTATGTGCACGAGTACTCGGAGCAGGCGCTGAAAGAAGCTGCACAACCAAGAGCTTAG
- the hemH gene encoding ferrochelatase: protein MTAKIGVLVMSYGTPESLEGVEAYYTHIRRGNAPSAEQLKELKDRYEAIVGGVFPLRENTDRQVEALQEALNSGHSGEDVQYMCYQGLKHAHPFIEDGVEAMARDGITQAVGIVLAPHYSVMSVGTYIKRAREKAEASGVNMEFVESYHLHPELIDVLTRRVSAKLDLFEETGAARDEVRVLFSAHSLPERILAMGDPYRDQLLETSKAIAEQAGVTSWQFTWQSAGRTAEPWLGPDILDTLRELGEAQVKYVLSAPIGFVSDHLEVLYDLDIEAQALASELDLRLMRTDSLNSDPAYMSVLSDVVRTKASQLKVNQS, encoded by the coding sequence GTGACAGCAAAAATCGGAGTTCTCGTGATGTCATACGGCACGCCTGAAAGTTTGGAGGGCGTAGAGGCTTATTACACCCACATCCGGCGCGGCAATGCACCTTCAGCCGAGCAACTGAAAGAACTGAAGGACCGCTATGAGGCCATTGTCGGCGGGGTCTTCCCGCTTAGAGAGAACACGGACCGGCAGGTGGAGGCTTTGCAGGAGGCGCTCAACAGCGGCCACAGCGGTGAGGATGTTCAATATATGTGTTATCAGGGGCTTAAGCATGCACATCCGTTTATTGAAGACGGTGTTGAAGCTATGGCGCGGGATGGCATCACCCAGGCGGTCGGGATTGTACTTGCCCCCCATTATTCGGTAATGAGTGTAGGAACCTACATTAAACGTGCCAGGGAAAAAGCTGAAGCCAGCGGAGTCAACATGGAATTTGTGGAGAGCTATCATCTGCATCCCGAGCTGATTGATGTGCTCACCCGCAGAGTGTCTGCCAAGCTTGACCTCTTTGAAGAGACCGGCGCCGCCCGGGATGAGGTTCGTGTATTGTTCAGCGCCCATAGCTTGCCTGAACGGATTCTGGCCATGGGCGACCCGTACCGGGATCAGCTGCTGGAAACGTCAAAAGCGATTGCCGAGCAGGCCGGTGTAACCTCCTGGCAGTTTACCTGGCAGAGCGCGGGCAGAACGGCTGAGCCTTGGCTGGGCCCGGACATTCTGGATACGCTGCGTGAGCTTGGCGAAGCTCAGGTGAAATACGTGCTGTCGGCCCCGATCGGTTTTGTTTCCGACCATTTGGAAGTGCTGTATGACCTCGACATTGAGGCGCAGGCACTGGCTTCGGAACTGGATCTGCGGCTGATGCGCACCGATTCGCTGAACAGTGACCCGGCCTATATGTCGGTCCTCAGCGATGTGGTGCGCACCAAAGCCAGTCAACTGAAGGTGAACCAGTCATGA
- the hemG gene encoding protoporphyrinogen oxidase gives MTGSPRKVVIIGGGLSGLSAAFYVRKYYREAGLQPDIVLIEKDKALGGKIETLQRDGFVVEKGPDSFLARKTAMSDLAKELKLDHELVTTNPNAKKTYILQRGKLHPMPAGLVLGIPTELKPFLKSGLVSFSGKMRAMLDFVLPPRRSSEDESLGQLIERRLGTEVLENMTEPLLAGIYAGDMRKISLQATFPQFGEVERQYGSLIRGMTTGRKPVETHTGTKKSAFLTFRKGLQSMVHALIHELHDVEQRTGTGAALITVRTDSGRSSSAESGPRYAVELDNGETLLADDIYVTVQNFAAAELLRPHVDVSALDNVNYVSVANVVMAFAKKDIVTEYDGSGFLVPRKEGRNITACTWTSTKWLHTSPEDKVLLRCYVGRSGDEQNVELPDEALAELVRKDLREIMGVGAQPLFTEITRLKHSMPQYPVGHPGRIAALRSELSQKLPGVYAFGAGYDGIGMPDCIKQAKETAEAAAGSLNKQPAPVGASIG, from the coding sequence ATGACGGGTTCACCCCGTAAGGTAGTCATCATCGGCGGAGGCCTCAGCGGCCTCAGCGCCGCTTTTTACGTTCGTAAATACTACCGGGAAGCCGGATTACAGCCGGATATTGTGCTAATCGAGAAGGATAAGGCGCTCGGAGGCAAGATCGAAACATTGCAACGTGACGGCTTCGTTGTTGAGAAAGGGCCGGATTCTTTTCTGGCCCGCAAAACGGCTATGAGCGATCTGGCCAAGGAGCTGAAGCTTGATCATGAGCTGGTCACCACCAATCCGAATGCCAAAAAGACGTACATACTGCAGCGCGGCAAACTCCACCCGATGCCGGCGGGGCTTGTTCTCGGCATTCCTACAGAGCTGAAGCCGTTCCTGAAGAGCGGGCTTGTGTCGTTCAGCGGCAAAATGCGGGCGATGCTGGACTTCGTTCTTCCGCCGCGCCGGAGCAGCGAAGATGAATCGCTCGGCCAGCTGATTGAGCGCCGTCTTGGCACTGAGGTGCTGGAGAATATGACCGAACCTCTGCTTGCCGGTATATATGCCGGAGATATGCGCAAGATCAGCCTACAGGCAACCTTCCCCCAGTTCGGTGAGGTGGAACGCCAATACGGCAGTCTTATCCGCGGGATGACTACGGGCCGCAAGCCTGTTGAGACGCATACGGGAACCAAAAAAAGCGCCTTCCTGACCTTTCGCAAAGGACTGCAAAGTATGGTTCATGCCCTGATTCATGAACTGCATGATGTGGAGCAGCGCACCGGAACGGGTGCCGCCCTTATTACCGTCCGCACAGATAGCGGCCGCTCTTCTTCAGCCGAATCCGGTCCGCGGTACGCGGTAGAGCTGGATAACGGCGAAACGCTGCTGGCTGACGATATATACGTCACCGTGCAGAATTTTGCTGCCGCTGAGCTGCTCCGCCCCCATGTGGATGTGTCCGCACTGGATAACGTCAACTATGTATCGGTAGCCAATGTGGTAATGGCCTTTGCCAAGAAGGATATCGTTACGGAATATGACGGCTCGGGGTTCCTTGTTCCCCGCAAGGAAGGGCGCAATATTACCGCCTGCACCTGGACTTCTACCAAATGGCTGCATACAAGCCCTGAGGACAAGGTGCTGCTGCGCTGTTATGTCGGCCGTTCAGGCGATGAACAGAATGTTGAGCTGCCGGATGAGGCGCTTGCGGAGCTGGTGCGCAAGGATCTGCGGGAAATTATGGGAGTTGGCGCACAGCCGCTCTTCACGGAGATTACCCGGCTGAAGCACTCCATGCCGCAGTATCCGGTCGGCCATCCCGGCCGTATCGCAGCGCTTCGCAGTGAGCTGTCGCAGAAGCTCCCGGGCGTCTACGCTTTTGGCGCCGGTTATGATGGCATCGGGATGCCTGATTGCATCAAACAGGCCAAGGAGACGGCTGAAGCCGCAGCCGGAAGCTTGAACAAGCAGCCCGCACCTGTGGGTGCATCCATAGGTTAG
- a CDS encoding CapA family protein: protein MYPPRSRTRQNNKRSTKRRRRRVWAWTNVSLLLLMTAMLTYYFIGDHDKENAAPPPPSEAVVSPSPDAVTPEPEATATVTPEVTASAEPTPEPSPEASPAQENITEATPSPEASRAPETAIGSGDDGDGGDGGKNTGDAVSGLPENAGDTVTLNFAGDVIFAGKVGELLQKKGYDYSYSALNGMFKKDDLTVVNLETPITTGGVSAENKQFVFKGAPEALDALKSAGVDAVNLANNHTLDQGEQGLLDTLSNLSKRGIPYVGAGADSKEAYTTQYFERQGIRIALLGFTRVIPHTDWIAGAKKPGVASVYDSREGLKAIAAAKKKADLVVVVVHWGKERVEQYDATQQELGRSFIDAGADLVMGGHPHVLQGIEPYKGKWIAYSTGNFIFTRSKVPATWETAVFQAQCTDKGECSLKLSPMDAELGQPVPMNDVDGQLLLNKVQSLSSGLVTIRNDGTVVQAGK from the coding sequence ATGTATCCGCCGAGATCACGCACACGACAGAACAATAAGCGCAGCACTAAACGCCGGCGCAGAAGGGTTTGGGCGTGGACCAACGTAAGTTTGCTTTTGTTGATGACCGCTATGCTAACCTATTATTTTATTGGAGATCACGACAAAGAGAATGCTGCCCCGCCACCGCCTTCAGAGGCGGTAGTTTCGCCTTCACCGGATGCCGTGACACCTGAGCCTGAAGCTACGGCGACCGTAACTCCTGAGGTCACAGCTAGTGCTGAACCTACTCCAGAACCCTCTCCAGAGGCTTCACCGGCACAGGAGAATATAACAGAGGCAACGCCATCCCCCGAGGCTAGCAGAGCTCCAGAGACTGCAATAGGTTCCGGAGACGATGGAGATGGCGGAGATGGTGGTAAGAATACCGGCGATGCGGTTTCCGGATTGCCGGAGAATGCCGGGGACACAGTCACGCTGAATTTTGCCGGGGACGTGATTTTTGCCGGCAAGGTTGGGGAACTGCTCCAGAAGAAAGGGTATGATTATTCCTATTCTGCCCTGAATGGAATGTTTAAGAAGGATGATCTCACCGTAGTGAATCTGGAAACACCGATTACTACGGGTGGTGTGAGCGCCGAGAACAAGCAGTTTGTATTCAAGGGAGCGCCAGAGGCCTTGGATGCGCTGAAGTCAGCCGGTGTGGATGCGGTAAATCTTGCCAATAACCATACGCTGGATCAAGGGGAGCAAGGTCTGCTGGATACTTTGAGCAACCTCAGCAAGCGGGGGATTCCTTATGTAGGAGCAGGAGCCGACAGCAAGGAAGCTTATACGACCCAGTATTTTGAGCGCCAGGGAATCCGGATAGCCTTGCTTGGCTTCACACGTGTTATTCCTCATACCGACTGGATCGCCGGAGCGAAGAAGCCCGGTGTTGCTTCTGTCTATGACAGCAGAGAAGGGCTGAAGGCCATCGCCGCAGCCAAGAAGAAGGCTGACTTGGTCGTTGTAGTTGTCCACTGGGGGAAGGAACGGGTTGAACAATATGATGCGACCCAGCAGGAGCTGGGACGCAGCTTTATTGATGCCGGAGCGGACCTGGTGATGGGCGGCCACCCGCATGTGCTGCAGGGGATAGAGCCGTACAAGGGCAAATGGATCGCTTACAGCACAGGCAATTTTATTTTCACACGGTCCAAGGTTCCTGCTACCTGGGAGACCGCTGTTTTTCAGGCACAATGCACTGACAAAGGCGAGTGTTCGCTGAAACTGAGCCCGATGGACGCCGAATTAGGCCAGCCGGTGCCTATGAATGATGTGGATGGACAGCTTTTGCTGAATAAGGTTCAATCCTTATCTTCAGGACTTGTAACTATCAGAAACGACGGAACCGTCGTACAAGCCGGCAAATAG
- a CDS encoding glycerophosphodiester phosphodiesterase — MKNMCVAHRGFSGKAPENTLAAVRMALALPYVRWMEIDVQLTRDGVPVVIHDFTLDRTTNGHGKIKNMDYEHLRRLDAGSWKGRAFRGERVPSLEEVLELASGRLRLNIELKTSGDMYPGLEKAVIDLISSKGMRDDVVLTSFDAGALQRIKELDPRFRTGLIYDSRTGDPARKLKELDCSFLSISFARLNPGLAKLLAERGVKTMAWTVNKAKEMRRLAEMHSDIMICTNRPDIWGETFLKA, encoded by the coding sequence ATGAAAAACATGTGTGTAGCCCACCGTGGATTCTCCGGGAAAGCGCCGGAGAATACGCTCGCAGCCGTTCGCATGGCGCTTGCTCTGCCTTATGTACGCTGGATGGAAATTGATGTTCAGCTGACCAGGGACGGGGTGCCGGTCGTCATCCATGATTTTACGCTGGACCGGACGACGAACGGACACGGCAAGATTAAGAACATGGATTATGAGCATCTCCGGCGCCTGGATGCGGGAAGCTGGAAAGGGCGTGCCTTCCGGGGGGAGCGGGTCCCTTCGCTGGAAGAGGTGCTTGAGCTTGCTTCCGGCCGGCTGCGCCTGAATATTGAACTGAAGACCAGCGGTGATATGTATCCGGGTCTGGAGAAGGCAGTCATTGACCTTATCTCTTCCAAAGGGATGCGGGATGATGTTGTGCTGACCTCATTTGATGCCGGGGCATTGCAGCGGATCAAGGAGCTGGATCCGCGGTTTCGCACCGGTCTGATTTATGATTCCAGAACCGGTGATCCGGCCCGTAAGCTGAAGGAGCTGGATTGCTCCTTTCTGTCCATCAGCTTTGCAAGGCTGAATCCGGGGCTGGCGAAGCTGCTTGCCGAACGCGGTGTCAAAACGATGGCCTGGACGGTGAACAAGGCGAAGGAGATGCGCCGTCTGGCTGAAATGCATTCCGATATCATGATCTGTACGAACCGTCCGGATATCTGGGGCGAAACTTTTCTGAAGGCTTAA
- a CDS encoding fumarylacetoacetate hydrolase family protein, with translation MCADVNNIYCVGRNYKLHAEELGNQVPVEPLIFLKPSHAAVSLDKAIIHLPQDAGLIHYEGELVLRIARDYVPGMSVEELVDVMALGLDFTLRDVHNDLQKKGLPWTAAKGFKNAAPHTPYIAFPEQEELEATDFTVLKNGVEVQRGNVKNMIFSLQKIVEFIAARYGLGKDDVIFTGTPAGVGPVVSGDSFELYWGEKLMGTCLIG, from the coding sequence ATGTGTGCAGATGTTAATAACATATACTGTGTTGGACGCAATTATAAATTACATGCCGAGGAGCTGGGAAACCAGGTTCCGGTGGAGCCGCTGATCTTCCTGAAGCCCTCTCATGCGGCGGTATCTCTCGATAAGGCCATTATTCATCTCCCGCAGGATGCCGGACTTATTCACTATGAAGGTGAACTGGTACTGCGCATCGCGCGTGATTATGTACCGGGCATGAGCGTGGAGGAACTGGTGGATGTCATGGCGCTCGGCCTGGATTTCACCCTGCGTGACGTGCATAATGATCTGCAGAAGAAAGGCTTGCCATGGACGGCTGCCAAAGGCTTCAAGAACGCTGCTCCGCACACCCCTTATATTGCTTTTCCCGAGCAGGAGGAGCTGGAAGCAACAGATTTCACCGTGTTGAAGAATGGGGTGGAAGTGCAGCGCGGGAATGTGAAGAACATGATTTTTTCGCTGCAAAAGATTGTTGAATTCATTGCCGCCCGCTACGGGCTTGGCAAAGATGATGTGATATTCACGGGTACCCCTGCCGGGGTAGGTCCGGTTGTTTCAGGCGATTCCTTCGAGCTGTACTGGGGCGAGAAGCTTATGGGCACCTGCCTGATCGGTTAA
- a CDS encoding DUF92 domain-containing protein, with protein sequence MLWVIGACGALLVAGAAYAKQSLSLSGMLAAVVMGTIYFGAGNAFWFGILLLFFISSSMLSKLHHENKAELELTYDKTGRRDAGQVFANGGMGMLLVLLNAIYPLEIWGFLFIGVMATVTSDTWATEIGTLSKKPPRSVLTGKILQAGTSGGVSLPGTLAAAAGGAFIGVASWALRAASGMPDHSFLRLTLAGLVGGLAGAFADSILGATVQRMNRCTKCGREVEASQHCGQPTVYARGWRWMDNDAVNALSSVIGGAAALLIGFTAS encoded by the coding sequence ATGTTATGGGTGATCGGTGCCTGCGGCGCTTTGCTGGTCGCCGGAGCGGCTTATGCCAAACAGTCGCTGAGCTTATCCGGCATGCTGGCGGCGGTTGTTATGGGGACCATTTATTTTGGTGCCGGAAATGCCTTCTGGTTCGGCATCCTGCTGCTGTTCTTCATCTCTTCCAGTATGTTATCCAAACTTCATCATGAGAATAAGGCCGAACTGGAGCTGACGTATGACAAGACAGGACGCCGGGATGCCGGGCAAGTGTTTGCCAACGGCGGAATGGGCATGCTGCTCGTCCTGCTGAATGCCATTTATCCCCTGGAGATTTGGGGATTTCTCTTTATCGGCGTAATGGCAACCGTGACCTCGGATACCTGGGCCACGGAAATTGGCACGCTCTCCAAGAAACCTCCGCGGTCGGTGCTCACGGGCAAAATCCTCCAGGCAGGAACCTCCGGCGGCGTATCGCTGCCGGGCACTCTGGCCGCCGCCGCAGGCGGAGCCTTCATTGGAGTTGCCTCCTGGGCGCTCCGGGCGGCCTCCGGCATGCCGGACCATTCCTTCCTGCGGCTTACGCTCGCCGGACTCGTGGGCGGTCTCGCCGGCGCTTTCGCCGACTCGATCCTGGGCGCTACGGTGCAGCGGATGAACCGCTGCACTAAATGCGGCCGCGAGGTGGAAGCCTCGCAGCATTGTGGTCAGCCCACGGTGTATGCCCGCGGCTGGCGCTGGATGGACAACGACGCGGTCAATGCGCTGAGTTCGGTCATCGGCGGCGCTGCCGCGCTGCTGATCGGCTTTACAGCCAGTTAG
- a CDS encoding TetR/AcrR family transcriptional regulator: MSSAANHKHTAILDAAYELFGSGGFYETKMSEVAEHAGIAKGTVYLYFKSKEELFMAVTRRDCEGFMQQLEHKLEDCTAPTEKLAVIAEHHLMYYYERKQHTKLFFRAPNNNPELVAYMALFMEEYMQAVVKVLLEGGASEPELMAQSYIGMLDRLKMDILFQPSFTEEDAYKRAKFAAALFIHGAIGSLSAENGY, encoded by the coding sequence ATGAGCAGTGCAGCAAATCACAAGCATACTGCCATTCTGGATGCCGCTTATGAGCTTTTCGGTTCAGGAGGTTTCTACGAGACGAAAATGTCCGAAGTGGCGGAACATGCGGGAATCGCTAAGGGTACAGTTTATTTGTATTTTAAAAGCAAGGAAGAGCTCTTTATGGCTGTCACCCGCCGCGACTGCGAGGGCTTCATGCAGCAGCTTGAGCACAAGCTGGAGGACTGTACAGCTCCGACAGAGAAGCTGGCGGTGATCGCCGAACATCATCTGATGTATTATTACGAGCGCAAGCAGCACACCAAGCTGTTCTTCCGGGCTCCCAACAACAACCCGGAGCTGGTGGCCTATATGGCGCTTTTTATGGAGGAATATATGCAGGCCGTGGTGAAGGTGCTCCTGGAAGGCGGGGCCTCCGAACCGGAGCTGATGGCTCAATCCTATATCGGGATGCTGGACCGGCTGAAGATGGATATTCTGTTTCAACCCTCCTTTACGGAAGAGGACGCGTATAAGCGGGCAAAATTTGCTGCGGCGCTGTTTATTCACGGGGCAATCGGCAGTCTGAGTGCGGAGAATGGCTATTAA